A part of Fimbriiglobus ruber genomic DNA contains:
- a CDS encoding AAA family ATPase: MARKQKSSPGPYLLHLEMLPDRIPDVTRFPYTLPSIRNLGTLAFHPKVTFLVGENGAGKSTILEAIAVACGLNPEGGSRNFNFATRASHSSLDECVRLARAPARPGDSYFLRAESFYNVASEIERLDQGGGGPPIIDAYGGQSLHEQSHGESFFALFRYRFRDNGLYLMDEPEAALSPKRQLQFLVLLHDYVRRGGQFVIATHSPIIMAYPEARIYLLDAGGIREVAYTDTEHYVITRGFLGNPGRMLAELLDDDEKA; the protein is encoded by the coding sequence ATGGCGCGGAAGCAAAAGAGCAGCCCGGGGCCGTACCTCTTGCACCTGGAAATGCTTCCGGACCGCATCCCGGACGTCACCCGGTTCCCGTACACCCTGCCGAGTATTCGTAACCTCGGAACGCTGGCGTTCCATCCGAAGGTGACGTTCCTGGTCGGCGAGAATGGGGCCGGAAAATCCACGATCCTGGAGGCGATCGCGGTCGCCTGCGGGCTCAACCCGGAAGGCGGGAGCCGGAACTTCAACTTCGCCACCCGCGCCTCACACTCATCGCTCGACGAGTGCGTCCGACTGGCGCGGGCTCCGGCCCGGCCCGGCGACAGTTACTTCCTGCGTGCCGAGAGCTTCTACAACGTGGCGTCGGAGATCGAGCGCCTGGACCAGGGGGGCGGCGGTCCGCCGATCATTGACGCCTACGGCGGGCAATCCCTTCACGAGCAGTCGCACGGCGAGTCGTTCTTTGCCCTGTTCCGGTACCGCTTCCGGGACAACGGCCTATACCTGATGGACGAACCGGAAGCCGCCCTCTCGCCCAAGCGGCAACTCCAGTTCCTGGTCCTGCTACACGATTACGTCCGCCGGGGCGGACAGTTCGTCATCGCCACCCACTCGCCGATCATCATGGCGTACCCGGAGGCCCGGATTTACCTGCTGGATGCCGGTGGCATCCGGGAGGTCGCCTACACGGACACGGAACATTACGTGATCACCCGCGGGTTCCTGGGCAACCCGGGGCGGATGCTAGCGGAACTGCTGGACGACGACGAAAAAGCTTGA
- a CDS encoding Uma2 family endonuclease: MSTVVSPVPPGVVFPDSDGKPMSDNTKQYECIVTLKGNIEAVLPDTAFVAGDNLIYPDPTDPGVCQAPDVYVAFGRPRGHRGSYKVWEEGGIFPQVIFEVLSPSNTAAEMRRKRAFYEQHGADEYYEYDPDTGGWDGWVRDAATGRWAAVGMDGYTSPRVGIRFAVRDDLTVFRPDGSPFDSFQEIDRQRAAERRRAEAAERRAETERKKKEAERKQKEAAERRAAVERKQKEAAERQTAVERKQKEAAERRAEAEQKQKEAERERAVTAEMEAERLRALLRAAGIDPNASES; this comes from the coding sequence GTGAGCACAGTTGTGTCGCCGGTGCCGCCGGGCGTCGTGTTTCCCGATTCGGACGGCAAACCGATGTCCGACAACACCAAGCAGTACGAGTGCATTGTCACCCTCAAGGGGAACATCGAGGCGGTCCTCCCGGACACCGCGTTCGTGGCCGGGGACAACCTGATCTACCCGGACCCGACGGACCCCGGCGTGTGCCAGGCGCCGGACGTGTACGTGGCGTTCGGCCGCCCCCGGGGGCACCGCGGGAGTTACAAAGTATGGGAGGAAGGGGGGATTTTCCCGCAGGTCATCTTCGAGGTTCTGTCGCCGTCGAACACGGCCGCCGAGATGCGGCGCAAGCGGGCGTTCTACGAGCAGCACGGGGCCGACGAGTATTACGAGTACGACCCGGACACGGGCGGGTGGGACGGGTGGGTGCGGGACGCGGCGACCGGCCGGTGGGCGGCGGTCGGGATGGACGGGTACACGAGCCCGCGGGTCGGCATCCGGTTCGCGGTGCGGGACGATCTGACGGTCTTCCGGCCGGACGGCAGTCCGTTCGACTCGTTCCAGGAGATCGACCGGCAGCGCGCCGCCGAACGACGGCGGGCCGAGGCCGCCGAGCGGCGGGCCGAGACCGAGCGGAAGAAGAAAGAAGCCGAGCGGAAACAGAAAGAGGCTGCCGAGCGGCGGGCCGCGGTCGAGCGAAAACAGAAGGAGGCCGCCGAGCGTCAGACCGCGGTCGAGCGGAAGCAGAAAGAGGCCGCCGAGCGGCGGGCTGAAGCCGAGCAAAAGCAGAAAGAAGCCGAGCGGGAACGGGCCGTCACGGCGGAGATGGAGGCCGAGCGCTTACGAGCCCTGTTGCGGGCCGCCGGTATCGACCCGAATGCGAGCGAATCGTAA
- a CDS encoding IS630 family transposase, translating to MRPKGTPAELERRRRRAVELLERGETPAMVARILGVTPTSLHRWRRMGRQTDGLVAKPASGAKRRLSSAQLAELERLLSKGATAHGFPNELWTAARVAKIILRHFGVPYHPAYVRRLLRRRLHGTSHKPQRRARPRNDKEVERWKADEFPRILREAYRRRAHIAFLDESGFMLQPLVRRTLAPRGKRVVMRCSAKHDRVSAISCVTLSPKAMHVGLYSALYRNRNVHGEEVVEFLTHLTHKVPGEWTVVWDGNNIHSKSKVVKTWLAQHSKMVVEDFPSYDPQNNPDEWVWSGAKYGTLCNLCPADLEELFKSVLQALEELKHQPSLLASFVLDAGVPLCL from the coding sequence ATGAGACCCAAAGGAACCCCAGCGGAGTTGGAAAGGCGGCGACGGCGCGCGGTGGAACTGCTTGAGCGGGGCGAAACCCCTGCCATGGTCGCTCGCATTCTCGGCGTCACGCCGACCTCCTTACACCGTTGGCGTCGGATGGGTCGCCAGACGGACGGTCTCGTTGCCAAGCCTGCTTCGGGTGCCAAACGCCGGCTCAGCAGCGCTCAACTCGCCGAACTGGAGCGACTGCTTTCGAAGGGCGCGACCGCACACGGTTTCCCCAACGAACTGTGGACCGCCGCCCGAGTGGCCAAGATCATCCTTCGCCACTTCGGCGTCCCGTATCACCCCGCCTACGTCCGCCGATTGCTCCGTCGTCGCTTGCACGGGACCAGTCACAAGCCGCAGCGACGGGCCCGGCCACGCAACGACAAGGAGGTCGAGCGGTGGAAAGCCGACGAGTTCCCACGCATTCTGCGTGAGGCCTACCGCCGCCGCGCACACATCGCTTTCCTGGACGAATCCGGCTTCATGCTTCAGCCCTTGGTGCGTCGCACCCTGGCCCCACGTGGCAAACGAGTAGTCATGCGCTGTTCCGCGAAACACGACCGCGTGTCGGCCATCAGTTGCGTGACGCTGAGCCCCAAGGCGATGCATGTCGGGCTGTATTCCGCGTTGTACCGCAACCGGAACGTACATGGCGAGGAGGTCGTCGAGTTCCTGACGCATCTGACGCACAAGGTCCCGGGCGAGTGGACGGTCGTCTGGGATGGCAACAACATCCACAGTAAGTCCAAAGTGGTGAAGACTTGGCTGGCCCAGCACTCCAAGATGGTGGTGGAGGATTTCCCGAGTTATGACCCGCAGAATAACCCCGACGAATGGGTCTGGAGTGGGGCGAAATACGGCACACTTTGCAACCTCTGCCCCGCCGACTTGGAGGAACTCTTCAAATCTGTCCTGCAAGCCCTGGAAGAACTCAAACACCAGCCCTCACTCCTGGCCTCATTCGTCTTGGATGCTGGCGTACCTCTGTGTCTTTAG
- a CDS encoding addiction module protein yields the protein MDPTPTLQTVGSWPVADQLSLVFRLWDQILDTGWQPSPDPALLAELDRRLAAHAADPSRALTRDQVVDHVRRNRYCM from the coding sequence ATGGACCCAACTCCTACACTTCAAACCGTTGGTTCGTGGCCAGTTGCCGACCAGCTTTCTTTGGTGTTTCGTCTCTGGGATCAGATTCTGGACACCGGCTGGCAGCCGTCACCCGACCCGGCACTTCTCGCCGAACTTGATCGCCGCTTAGCCGCTCACGCCGCCGATCCGTCCCGGGCGTTGACTCGGGATCAGGTGGTGGATCACGTCCGCCGGAATCGCTACTGCATGTGA
- a CDS encoding hydroxymyristoyl-ACP dehydratase, with translation MFRSTRPKGLFRMRFHLIDRIDAHEPGKFLRGCKYLSLGEEYLADHFPRFPVMPGVLMLQALVEGGAWLWRASSGFRHTVIVLRDVKNVKYGSFMVPGRRMDVAVDLVKVEGDAATFRGKGADDAGQQTVSAQFVLHGYNLTDRGPAGAQADARLLDHWKARWALLTGELRA, from the coding sequence GTGTTCCGATCCACGCGGCCGAAAGGGTTGTTCCGCATGCGGTTCCACCTGATCGACCGGATCGACGCCCACGAGCCGGGTAAGTTTCTCCGCGGGTGTAAGTACCTCTCCCTGGGAGAGGAATACCTCGCCGACCACTTCCCGCGCTTCCCGGTCATGCCCGGCGTGCTGATGTTGCAAGCCCTCGTCGAGGGCGGCGCATGGCTGTGGCGGGCGTCTTCCGGGTTCCGCCACACGGTGATCGTATTGCGGGACGTGAAGAACGTGAAATACGGCTCCTTCATGGTCCCCGGCCGGCGGATGGACGTGGCGGTCGATCTGGTCAAAGTCGAGGGCGACGCCGCCACCTTCCGCGGGAAGGGGGCGGACGACGCGGGACAACAGACAGTCTCCGCGCAATTCGTCCTCCACGGGTACAACTTGACCGACCGCGGCCCGGCCGGCGCGCAAGCCGACGCCCGGTTGCTCGATCACTGGAAGGCGCGGTGGGCACTGCTCACCGGCGAACTGCGGGCCTGA
- a CDS encoding 3-oxoacyl-ACP reductase family protein: MQLKDQVAIVTGGSRGIGKAIVQALAKEGAKVAFVYRGSQQAAEELQAAITQAGGTAKAVQADVADPEAAKKVVAGVLAEWGRVDILVNNAGVIRDGLFLRMDAQAWKDVLSTNLDGTFYFCRAVVEQMALRQRFGRIVNVSSVAADFVNAGQANYAASKGAVNSLTRALAKEFGGRNVTVNAVAPGFIETDMSEAVRNKAGDLIAKAVPLKRLGKPEDIASVVVFLCGPAAAYVTGQVITVDGGLSLGAGHG; this comes from the coding sequence ATGCAGTTGAAGGACCAAGTCGCGATCGTCACCGGCGGGAGTCGCGGGATCGGCAAGGCGATCGTGCAGGCGCTGGCGAAAGAAGGCGCCAAGGTCGCGTTCGTTTACCGCGGCAGCCAGCAGGCGGCCGAGGAATTACAGGCGGCCATCACCCAGGCGGGCGGGACCGCGAAAGCGGTCCAGGCGGACGTCGCCGACCCCGAGGCGGCCAAAAAGGTCGTCGCCGGCGTGCTGGCGGAGTGGGGCCGGGTCGACATCCTGGTGAACAACGCCGGGGTGATTCGCGACGGCCTGTTTCTCCGCATGGACGCGCAGGCGTGGAAAGACGTCCTGAGTACGAACCTGGACGGGACGTTTTACTTCTGCCGGGCCGTGGTCGAACAAATGGCCCTCCGGCAGCGGTTTGGCCGGATCGTCAACGTGTCGAGCGTGGCCGCCGACTTCGTGAACGCGGGCCAGGCGAACTACGCGGCGAGCAAGGGCGCGGTCAACTCGCTGACCAGGGCTCTCGCTAAGGAATTCGGCGGGCGCAACGTGACCGTGAACGCGGTCGCCCCGGGGTTCATCGAAACGGACATGAGCGAAGCGGTGCGGAACAAGGCCGGCGACCTGATCGCCAAGGCCGTCCCGCTCAAGCGGTTGGGCAAACCCGAAGACATCGCGAGCGTGGTTGTGTTTCTGTGCGGTCCGGCCGCGGCGTACGTCACCGGCCAGGTGATTACCGTGGACGGGGGATTGAGTCTCGGGGCCGGGCACGGGTGA
- a CDS encoding acyl carrier protein, producing MTQDEIFQRVKGQLVDALSVDDDEVTPTARLQADLNAESIDFLDIVFRLEREFGIKIDRNELFPESVFQGDPEFVQDGKVTPKGLAELDERMPFSDLTAFKANPDFSKIGDLFTVDLIVKYVQSKVAAVRGAA from the coding sequence ATGACTCAGGACGAAATCTTCCAACGGGTGAAGGGTCAACTGGTCGACGCGCTGAGCGTGGACGACGACGAAGTCACCCCGACCGCCCGACTCCAGGCCGACCTGAACGCCGAGTCGATCGACTTCCTCGACATCGTGTTCCGCCTGGAACGCGAGTTCGGGATCAAGATCGACCGGAACGAGCTGTTCCCCGAGTCGGTCTTCCAGGGCGACCCCGAGTTCGTCCAGGACGGCAAAGTCACCCCGAAGGGGCTGGCCGAACTCGACGAGCGGATGCCGTTCTCGGACCTGACCGCGTTCAAGGCCAACCCGGACTTCAGCAAGATCGGCGACCTGTTCACCGTCGACCTGATCGTCAAATACGTCCAGAGCAAGGTGGCCGCCGTCCGCGGCGCGGCGTGA
- a CDS encoding 3-hydroxyacyl-ACP dehydratase FabZ family protein produces the protein MRWIWIDRFVAFESGKTATAVKCLSAAEDHYAEHFPGFPVMPAPLILEGLAQTGGILVGEANQFREKVVLAKIPFAKFHREVGPGDQLTYTTDVVDLRPEGAVVRGRVTCGDNLVAEAEIFFAHLDRNRGQQLFGDHNFVFSGELTYLLGQAKLAAGKPAPRPELPPRPVDDPAAGTP, from the coding sequence ATGCGCTGGATATGGATCGATCGGTTCGTGGCATTCGAGTCCGGGAAGACGGCGACCGCGGTCAAGTGCTTGAGCGCGGCCGAGGACCACTACGCGGAACACTTCCCGGGGTTCCCGGTCATGCCGGCGCCGCTCATTCTGGAAGGGCTCGCCCAGACCGGCGGGATTCTCGTCGGCGAGGCGAACCAGTTCCGCGAGAAGGTCGTTCTCGCCAAGATCCCGTTCGCGAAGTTCCACCGCGAGGTCGGCCCCGGCGATCAGCTTACTTACACGACTGACGTCGTGGACCTGCGGCCCGAGGGGGCGGTGGTCCGCGGCCGCGTGACGTGCGGGGACAACCTGGTCGCCGAGGCCGAGATCTTCTTCGCGCACCTGGACCGCAACCGCGGGCAGCAGCTATTCGGGGATCATAACTTCGTTTTCAGCGGCGAACTGACGTACTTACTCGGGCAGGCGAAGCTGGCGGCGGGCAAGCCCGCCCCGCGGCCCGAGTTGCCGCCGCGGCCGGTCGACGATCCGGCCGCCGGTACGCCCTGA